ACCCCTTGCGAGAAGGAAAAGGTCGGTACGGAGATCATCTTAACGATCAAGGAGAACACAGAAGAGGAAGATTACGGCCAATTCTTAGAGGAATACCGTCTGAAAGAGATCATTAAGAAATACTCTGATTTTATCCGCTATCCAATCAAGATGGATGTGACTGAGAGCAAGCTAAAAGAGGGCTCGACCGATGAATATGAGCAAATCATCGAGGAACAGGTCATCAATAGCATGGTGCCGATTTGGAAAAAGAATAAAAGCGAGCTTACGGATGAGGATTATCAAAACTTCTATCATGAAAAGCATTACGGGTTCGATCAGCCATTAAAGCATATTCACATCAATGTTGATGGGACAATCCGATACAATGCGATTCTCTACATTCCAGAAAACATTCCGTTTGACTATTATTCAAAGGAATTTGAGAAAGGGCTTGAGCTGTACTCCAATGGCGTACTTATTATGGAAAAATGTGCGGACCTCCTGCCTGATTATTTCAGCTTCGTGAAAGGGATGGTGGACTCAGAGGACCTTTCCCTCAATATCTCCCGCGAGATGCTGCAGCATGACCGCCAATTGAAGCTGATCGCGAAGAATATCAACAAAAAAATTAAGAATGAATTGGTGTCCTTGCTGAAAAATGACCGTGAGAAATACGAAAGCTTCTACAAGTCATTCGGAAGGCAAATCAAGTTTGGCGTATACAGTGATTTCGGCGCCAATAAGGACATGCTTCAAGACCTGCTCATGTTCTACTCATCTAAGGAGAAGAGACTCGTGACGCTTGATGAGTACATCGAAAGAATGAGTGAGGACCAAAAGTATATTTATTATGCGACTGGTGAGTCTTATGATCGCATTGATAAGCTGCCGCAGACGGAAATGGTGGCAGATAAAGGCTATGAAATTCTCTATCTGACAGAAGATATCGATGAATTTGCCATCAAAATGCTCATGAACTACAAGGAGAAGGAATTCAAATCCGTTTCAAGCGGAGACCTAGGCTTTGAGGAAGAGAATAAGGATGATGGGAAAGATGCAGACTTAGCGGAGCATAAAGACCTATTCGCCCATATGGCCAAAACGCTTTCCGGAAGCGTGAAGGATGTACGCGCATCTAAGCGCCTGAAATCGCACCCGGTTTGCCTGTCAACAGAAGGGGAAATTACGATTGAGATGGAGAAGGTGCTGAATGCGATGCCGGATAATCCTGGCGTCAAGGCGGAGAAAATCCTTGAAATCAACCCCAACCATGAGGTATTCACATCACTTGTGAATGCGTATGAACATGACAAGGAAAAGCTTGATTTATATACAAAGCTGCTATACAATCAAGCATTGATTATCGAAGGTTTGACCATCGAAGACCCGGTAGAATTTACGAACGATATTTGCAAGGTGATGGTTTAATGAACGGAAAAGAAAAAAGACAGGATTATTTCATCCTGTCTTTTTTCTTTGGAATTTCTGCAATATTTAAGCCCCATGAAGAATAGAGGCATAGTTTTGGCTAGTCATTATCATTACACCCGCACTCAAATTCCTTAAAGATGTATTCTTTATACAATGTATACTCTTTAAAAGTACTTGTTTCGGATGAGAAAACTTTCACTAAGGGAGCAACATCCACCTTGGCCCATTGCTTTATTTGTTCATCCATATCCTTAGATGGATCTATTCGATATTGGTTCATATCG
This DNA window, taken from Pradoshia eiseniae, encodes the following:
- the htpG gene encoding molecular chaperone HtpG — its product is MAKKQFKAESKRLLEMMINSIYSQREVFLRELLSNASDAIDKLYYKALTDENLTFNKEDYYIKVSADKEKRQLIITDTGIGMTQEELETNLGVIAKSGSLAFKKENESKDGHDIIGQFGVGFYAAFMVADVVTVTSKAIGSNEAYRWESKGADGYTITPCEKEKVGTEIILTIKENTEEEDYGQFLEEYRLKEIIKKYSDFIRYPIKMDVTESKLKEGSTDEYEQIIEEQVINSMVPIWKKNKSELTDEDYQNFYHEKHYGFDQPLKHIHINVDGTIRYNAILYIPENIPFDYYSKEFEKGLELYSNGVLIMEKCADLLPDYFSFVKGMVDSEDLSLNISREMLQHDRQLKLIAKNINKKIKNELVSLLKNDREKYESFYKSFGRQIKFGVYSDFGANKDMLQDLLMFYSSKEKRLVTLDEYIERMSEDQKYIYYATGESYDRIDKLPQTEMVADKGYEILYLTEDIDEFAIKMLMNYKEKEFKSVSSGDLGFEEENKDDGKDADLAEHKDLFAHMAKTLSGSVKDVRASKRLKSHPVCLSTEGEITIEMEKVLNAMPDNPGVKAEKILEINPNHEVFTSLVNAYEHDKEKLDLYTKLLYNQALIIEGLTIEDPVEFTNDICKVMV